From a single Bos indicus isolate NIAB-ARS_2022 breed Sahiwal x Tharparkar chromosome 11, NIAB-ARS_B.indTharparkar_mat_pri_1.0, whole genome shotgun sequence genomic region:
- the DNAJC5G gene encoding dnaJ homolog subfamily C member 5G isoform X1 produces the protein MAHVDEAARQLSKSGSTLYAVLELKKGASPEDVKKAYRRLALKYHPDKNPGDAQAAEIFKEINTAHAVLSDPKKRKIYDRHGSLGIYIYDHFGEEGVTYYFTMNSCWFKTLVLLCALLTCCCCCCCCCFCCGALKPPPEEMANKKNASNVQHQPPRSDAEPVRVTSAAQATGLGEERSK, from the exons ATGGCTCATGTGGACGAGGCCGCCCGCCAGTTGTCCAAGTCTGGGTCAACCCTCTATGCAGTGCTGGAGCTTAAGAAGGGTGCCTCACCTGAAGATGTCAAGAAGGCCTACAG GAGACTGGCCTTGAAGTATCATCCAGACAAGAATCCAGGGGACGCTCAAGCAGCAGAAATCTTCAAGGAGATCAACACAGCCCACGCCGTACTGAGTGACCCTAAGAAGCGGAAAATTTATGACCGGCATGGCTCattggggatatatatatacgATCACTTTGGCGAAGAAGGCGTCACATACTATTTTACAATGAATAGTTGTTGGTTCAAG ACACTTGTCCTCCTGTGTGCTCTACTcacctgttgctgttgttgctgctgctgctgcttttgctgTGGAGCACTTAAGCCACCACCTGAGGAAATGGCTAACAAAAAAAATGCGTCAAATGTCCAGCATCAGCCTCCCAGGTCAG ATGCTGAGCCAGTGAGGGTGACTTCTGCTGCCCAGGCCACTGGACTCGGGGAAGAGAGGAGCAAGTAG
- the DNAJC5G gene encoding dnaJ homolog subfamily C member 5G isoform X2, with protein sequence MAHVDEAARQLSKSGSTLYAVLELKKGASPEDVKKAYRRLALKYHPDKNPGDAQAAEIFKEINTAHAVLSDPKKRKIYDRHGSLGIYIYDHFGEEGVTYYFTMNSCWFKTLVLLCALLTCCCCCCCCCFCCGALKPPPEEMANKKNASNVQHQPPRSGHREHFRRGEDGSSDDN encoded by the exons ATGGCTCATGTGGACGAGGCCGCCCGCCAGTTGTCCAAGTCTGGGTCAACCCTCTATGCAGTGCTGGAGCTTAAGAAGGGTGCCTCACCTGAAGATGTCAAGAAGGCCTACAG GAGACTGGCCTTGAAGTATCATCCAGACAAGAATCCAGGGGACGCTCAAGCAGCAGAAATCTTCAAGGAGATCAACACAGCCCACGCCGTACTGAGTGACCCTAAGAAGCGGAAAATTTATGACCGGCATGGCTCattggggatatatatatacgATCACTTTGGCGAAGAAGGCGTCACATACTATTTTACAATGAATAGTTGTTGGTTCAAG ACACTTGTCCTCCTGTGTGCTCTACTcacctgttgctgttgttgctgctgctgctgcttttgctgTGGAGCACTTAAGCCACCACCTGAGGAAATGGCTAACAAAAAAAATGCGTCAAATGTCCAGCATCAGCCTCCCAGGTCAG GACACAGAGAACATTTTAGAAGAGGGGAAGATGGTTCTAGTGATGATAATTAG
- the DNAJC5G gene encoding dnaJ homolog subfamily C member 5G isoform X3, translating into MAHVDEAARQLSKSGSTLYAVLELKKGASPEDVKKAYRRLALKYHPDKNPGDAQAAEIFKEINTAHAVLSDPKKRKIYDRHGSLGIYIYDHFGEEGVTYYFTMNSCWFKTLVLLCALLTCCCCCCCCCFCCGALKPPPEEMANKKNASNVQHQPPRC; encoded by the exons ATGGCTCATGTGGACGAGGCCGCCCGCCAGTTGTCCAAGTCTGGGTCAACCCTCTATGCAGTGCTGGAGCTTAAGAAGGGTGCCTCACCTGAAGATGTCAAGAAGGCCTACAG GAGACTGGCCTTGAAGTATCATCCAGACAAGAATCCAGGGGACGCTCAAGCAGCAGAAATCTTCAAGGAGATCAACACAGCCCACGCCGTACTGAGTGACCCTAAGAAGCGGAAAATTTATGACCGGCATGGCTCattggggatatatatatacgATCACTTTGGCGAAGAAGGCGTCACATACTATTTTACAATGAATAGTTGTTGGTTCAAG ACACTTGTCCTCCTGTGTGCTCTACTcacctgttgctgttgttgctgctgctgctgcttttgctgTGGAGCACTTAAGCCACCACCTGAGGAAATGGCTAACAAAAAAAATGCGTCAAATGTCCAGCATCAGCCTCCCAG ATGCTGA